GCACCGCGTCGGACGTGCGTCGGGCAAGATCGACGTCCGCCACCTTCGGGATCACGTCGCCGGCGCGATAGACCTGAACCCAGTCGCCCACGCGGATGTCCTTGCCGCCGCGGATCTCCTCGCCGCGGGAATCCCGGCCGGCGATGTAATCCTCGTTGTGCAGCGTCGCGTTGGAGACGACGACGCCGCCGACGGTGACGGGGGCGAGGCGGGCCACGGGCGAGAGCGCGCCGGTGCGCCCGACCTGGATGTCGATCGCCTCGAGCCGGGTCCAGGCGAGCTCTGCGGGAAACTTGTGCGCGATGGCCCAACGCGGCGTCGTCGAGCGGAAGCCGAGCCGGCGCTGGAGCGCGAGATCATCGACCTTGTAGACCACCCCGTCGATGTCATAGCCGAGCGTCGCCCGCCGCGCCTCGATGTCGTGGTAATGCGCGATCAGGCGGGACAGGCCGGTGAACCGCTCGGTGAGCGGATTGGTCGGAAATCCGAACGCGGCGAGGCGCGCGATCGCCTCCATCTGCGTCGCGCCCAGCGGAGCGGAGAGTTCGCCCCAGGCATAGGCGAAGAATTTCAGCGGCCGCGCGCGGGTGATTTCGGGATCGAGCTGGCGCAGCGATCCGGCCGCCGCGTTGCGCGGGTTGGCGAAGGTCTTGCCGCCCTGCCCGGCCTGCCGTGCGTTCAGCGCCTCGAAATCCGCATGGCTCATGTAGACCTCGCCGCGCACCTCGATGACCTCCGGCGCGTCCTCGAGCCGGGCGGGAATGTCGTCGATGGTCAGCGCATTGGCGGTGACGTTTTCACCGACCTCGCCGTCCCCGCGCGTCGCCGCATGGACGAGCAGGCCCCCCTCGTAGCGGATCGACAGCGACAGCCCGTCGATCTTTGGCTCGGCGGTATAGGCGATCTCCTCCGACAGGCCGAGATACTTGCGCACGGAGGCGTCGAATTCGCGCAGGTCGTCGTCGTCGAAGGCGTTCGCGAGCGACATCATCCGCACGGCGTGGGTGATCTTTCCGAAGCCTTCCGAGGGCGCCGCGCCGACCTGTTCCGTCGGGCTGTCGGCGCGCTTGAGTTCGGGAAAGCGGACCTCGATCGCGGCGTTCCGGCGCTTCAGCGCGTCGAAATCCGCATCCGACATGACCGGCGCGTCCTCGGCGTGATAGGCCGCGTTCGCCTTGGCGAGCAGGTCCGCGAGGCGCGCCAGTTCGGCGCGCGCCTCGTCCTCGCTCATCGCCTCGACGGCCTGCAACTGCGACATGAAAAAAGCCTCCCCGAACAGTGCATTCTCCTTGGTTTAGGAGAGGCACCGGGGGAGGTCCAGTGCGAGATGATCCACGGGGTCAGAAAACATCTGAGGCACTCGTCTCCCGCCGGCACGGGAGCCAGGATGCGCCGGCGGCCACTCATGATCCATGGCGCCCGTCAGGCACCGATGGCGAATTGTTCGCCGAGCCCGTCCGAGCCCGGCTCGGGATCGCGCAGCACATAGCCGCGCCCCCAGACCGTTTCGATATAGTTGTCGCCGTCGGTCGCGGTCGCGAGCTTCTTGCGCAGCTTGCAGATGAAAACGTCGATGATCTTCAGCTCGGGTTCGTCCATCCCGCCGTAGAGGTGGTTGAGAAACATCTCCTTGGTGAGGGTCGTGCCCTTGCGCAGCGACAGCAACTCGAGCATCTGGTACTCCTTGCCGGTCAGATGCACCGGCTTGCCGGTGGCGGTGACGGTCTTTGCGTCGAGGTTGACCTCGATCTTGCCGGTACGGATGACGGACTGGGAATGCCCCTTCGAACGGCGGATGATCGCATGGATGCGCGCGACCAGTTCCTCGCGGTGAAACGGTTTCGTCAGGTAGTCGTCCGCGCCGAAGCCGAAGCCCCGGAGCTTGCTTTCGGTATCGTCGGCGCCCGAGAGGATGAGGATCGGCGTCTCGATCCGCGCGAGGCGCAATTGCCGCAGCACGTCATGGCCGTTCATGTCGGGAAGGCCGAGGTCGAGCAGGATCAGATCGTAATCGTAGAGTTTCGCGAGGTCGATGCCCTCTTCGCCGAGATCGGTCGTGTAGACGTTCAGGTTGGCGTGTGAGAGCATCAGCTCGATGCTTTTCGACGTCGTCGGATCGTCTTCAACCAACAAAATGCGCATATCGAGGGTCTCCGTATCGCTATTCAAGTGCGTTCATGTTGCGTTCTTTTATTCACAAGATCATCAAAAATGGTTAACTACACGTTACCAGATGTAGCGAATTTCCAAATGCAACTCAAGGTTGTCATTCGCCGTCCTTGGTCCGTGTCTTCCGACCGCGCCTCCGGCTTGCGGTCGCCTTCAGCGCCGCCTCCCCATGTTCGGAGACCGCCGTCTTCCAGGAGGTGAACTCTTCTTCCGACAGTCCATAGCTCTCGAGCGCCTCCGTGAGCGAAATCAGCCCGAAGACGACGCCCCGCACCACGGCGGCCTTGCGCGAGGCCACCCAGCGGGTCGTGTCCTTCGGCGGGAGGTCGGCCCGTGTCATGATGGTCCCGTCGGGAAGGGTGACGGCGCGCGGACCGTCGACTTTTTTCAGATACATGGATCTCACCCTCTTCGGAAATGGCCTGCCCCTTGTGCCGCAATCGCCTTAATGCCCGGTGAAACGGGGGGTTGAGAGTGTCGCGGATTTATCTATATTTGCGGCAATCCCGAAAGGTTCCGACATGCACGACGGCGCATACCCGCTGAATTCATTGGGCTTTCCTAAGCCTCCCTCGCAAACCCGCGTGGTCGTCGCCATGTCGGGCGGCGTCGATTCGTCCGTCGTGGCCGCGCAGCTTGCGGAAGAAGGCTATGACGTGGTGGGCGTGACGCTCCAGCTTTACGACCACGGCGCGGCGCTCGCGAAGAAGGGCGCCTGCTGCGCCGGCCGTGACATCCACGACGCGCGGCGGGTGGCCGAGGAGATGGGCTTCCCGCATTACGTGCTCGACTACGAGAATGTCTTCCGCGATGCCGTGATCGACGAATTCGCCGACAGTTATCTGGCGGGGGCGACGCCCGTGCCCTGCATCCGCTGCAACGAGCGGGTGAAGTTCAAGGACCTGCTCGAGACCGCGAAGGATCTCGATGCCGACTGCATGGCGACCGGGCATTACATCCAGCGCGTGATGGGCGCGACCGGGCCGGAACTGCACGC
The nucleotide sequence above comes from Celeribacter indicus. Encoded proteins:
- a CDS encoding DUF1153 domain-containing protein, giving the protein MYLKKVDGPRAVTLPDGTIMTRADLPPKDTTRWVASRKAAVVRGVVFGLISLTEALESYGLSEEEFTSWKTAVSEHGEAALKATASRRRGRKTRTKDGE
- the ctrA gene encoding response regulator transcription factor CtrA; this translates as MRILLVEDDPTTSKSIELMLSHANLNVYTTDLGEEGIDLAKLYDYDLILLDLGLPDMNGHDVLRQLRLARIETPILILSGADDTESKLRGFGFGADDYLTKPFHREELVARIHAIIRRSKGHSQSVIRTGKIEVNLDAKTVTATGKPVHLTGKEYQMLELLSLRKGTTLTKEMFLNHLYGGMDEPELKIIDVFICKLRKKLATATDGDNYIETVWGRGYVLRDPEPGSDGLGEQFAIGA
- the ligA gene encoding NAD-dependent DNA ligase LigA, producing the protein MSQLQAVEAMSEDEARAELARLADLLAKANAAYHAEDAPVMSDADFDALKRRNAAIEVRFPELKRADSPTEQVGAAPSEGFGKITHAVRMMSLANAFDDDDLREFDASVRKYLGLSEEIAYTAEPKIDGLSLSIRYEGGLLVHAATRGDGEVGENVTANALTIDDIPARLEDAPEVIEVRGEVYMSHADFEALNARQAGQGGKTFANPRNAAAGSLRQLDPEITRARPLKFFAYAWGELSAPLGATQMEAIARLAAFGFPTNPLTERFTGLSRLIAHYHDIEARRATLGYDIDGVVYKVDDLALQRRLGFRSTTPRWAIAHKFPAELAWTRLEAIDIQVGRTGALSPVARLAPVTVGGVVVSNATLHNEDYIAGRDSRGEEIRGGKDIRVGDWVQVYRAGDVIPKVADVDLARRTSDAVPYAFPTTCPECGSAAIREEGDAVRRCTGGLICPAQAVEKLKHFVSRAAFDIEGLGAKQVEQFYRDGWIREPADIFELREKFGPGNLSQLKNREGWGEKSAQNLFAAIDTRREIPLARLIFALGIRHVGETSAHLLATHYGTWTEFEAAMRDAEVGDGQLWSDLLSIDGVGEVMATSLVTAFHQEAERASIDRLVRHLTVLEAERPKSDSPVSGKTVVFTGTLEKMTRSEAKARAEALGAKVAGSVSAKTDIVVAGPGAGSKEKKARDLGLEILDEDGWLALIGDA